From the Salinimicrobium tongyeongense genome, one window contains:
- a CDS encoding Crp/Fnr family transcriptional regulator: protein MLEEELRDAYHFIFEEALLQEMLKFGSLKKVRSGEVIIDIGDYVKQMPLLLEGAIKVMREDKDGDELLLYFLERGDTCAMTLSCCLGQTRSEIRAVAEKDTSLVMIPVEKMEEWTAAFKSWRNFVFESYHSRLTEMLDTIDTIAFLHMDERLMKYLQDKAKINKNEQIQVTHQEIAYDLHTSRVVVSRLLKKLELDGKIELQRNSIMVYDL, encoded by the coding sequence ATGCTCGAAGAAGAACTAAGAGACGCCTACCATTTTATTTTTGAGGAAGCACTGCTGCAGGAGATGCTGAAGTTTGGCAGCCTTAAAAAAGTGCGGTCGGGCGAGGTAATTATTGATATTGGAGATTACGTAAAGCAGATGCCGTTGTTGCTCGAGGGCGCCATTAAGGTGATGCGCGAAGACAAAGACGGCGATGAACTTTTGCTGTACTTTTTGGAGCGTGGCGATACCTGCGCCATGACGCTGTCGTGCTGCCTGGGCCAAACCAGGAGCGAGATACGTGCCGTGGCCGAAAAAGATACCAGCCTGGTGATGATTCCCGTAGAAAAGATGGAAGAATGGACCGCAGCCTTTAAGAGCTGGCGGAATTTTGTGTTTGAAAGTTATCACAGCCGGCTAACAGAAATGCTTGATACCATTGATACCATCGCGTTTTTGCATATGGATGAGCGCCTTATGAAGTACCTGCAAGACAAGGCCAAGATCAATAAAAACGAACAGATACAGGTGACGCACCAGGAGATTGCGTATGACCTTCACACCTCTAGGGTCGTGGTGTCTCGACTTCTTAAAAAACTTGAACTCGATGGGAAAATTGAGCTTCAGCGCAACAGCATCATGGTCTATGACCTTTAA
- a CDS encoding TlpA family protein disulfide reductase produces MNAISTVSRLLLVTTFFLLYSCKEEEKITEMDLLFSSLHDDQAKWWRYHKTNIDLSSDFLPLGEDGDSISKKAFFEALLTGEFIAIEKKSNAARDQYQLFKLTKESDGDISYTISADSYREYKHFTMEGQQFPDFNLKDLDGKTYTKEALLGKTLVVKTWFLNCKPCIEEMPQLNQLVEEYSENKDVVFLSLSLDTKTELQKFLSERKFKYAVVPQQKAFIEDTLGFSIYPTHIIVEPSGKIRKVVNTAPEMIASLKSMNKG; encoded by the coding sequence TTGAACGCTATTTCTACTGTATCACGGCTCCTGTTGGTCACCACTTTTTTCCTCCTGTATTCCTGTAAGGAAGAAGAAAAAATAACCGAGATGGACCTCCTGTTCTCCTCCCTGCACGACGATCAGGCAAAGTGGTGGCGATACCACAAAACCAACATAGATTTGTCATCCGATTTCTTGCCGCTTGGTGAAGATGGCGACAGCATCTCAAAAAAGGCATTTTTTGAAGCCCTTTTGACAGGGGAATTTATCGCCATAGAAAAGAAATCAAATGCAGCGCGTGATCAGTATCAGCTGTTTAAGCTCACAAAAGAATCTGATGGAGATATTAGCTACACCATCTCGGCCGACAGTTACCGCGAGTACAAACATTTTACTATGGAAGGCCAGCAGTTCCCCGATTTTAACCTGAAAGATCTCGATGGGAAAACGTATACAAAAGAGGCCCTTTTAGGCAAAACCTTGGTGGTAAAAACCTGGTTTCTTAACTGCAAACCCTGTATTGAAGAGATGCCGCAGCTCAATCAACTGGTTGAAGAGTACAGCGAGAATAAAGATGTGGTTTTTCTAAGCCTTTCTCTCGACACCAAAACCGAATTGCAAAAATTCCTTTCTGAAAGAAAATTCAAATATGCGGTTGTGCCCCAACAAAAAGCTTTTATTGAAGATACTTTGGGTTTTTCCATCTATCCAACACATATTATTGTTGAACCTTCAGGAAAGATTAGAAAAGTAGTGAACACCGCCCCCGAAATGATCGCTTCACTCAAATCAATGAATAAGGGTTAA
- the serA gene encoding phosphoglycerate dehydrogenase translates to MKNNRHFVIDFDSTFTQVEALDILGEISLENHNEKEERLQRLVELTNSGMAGDLSFRESLEQRLALLNAEEEHLPQLVNRLRSKVSTSFIRNREFFEENHENIYIISNGFKEFIVPIVKEFGVREENVFANTFKPDHEGKLTNFDTDNVLSSNNGKVEMLKRLDLQGDVYVIGDGYTDYEIKAAGLANKFYAFTENVERGNVLEKADHITPSLDEFLYLHKMNKAISYPKNRIKVLLLENVHEDAVKIMKNEGYNVTTIAGALDEDELAEKIKDVSVLGIRSKTQVTQKVLKNANRLISVGAFCIGTNQIDLEACLKKGIAVFNAPFSNTRSVVELAIGEIIFLMRGLPDRLAEMHAGNWNKSANGSREVRGKKLGIVGYGNIGAQLSVVAEAIGFDVYYYDLVEKLALGNATKCTSLEELLEVSDIVTLHVDGRKENHNLIGEKEFELMKEGSYFLNLSRGHVVDLQALKKHLDSGKIRGAGVDVFPREPKTNEEQFESELRGAKNVILTPHIGGSTEEAQVNIGNFVPNKIIEYINTGSTTNSVNFPNLQLPILENAHRLIHIHHNRPGIIAHINNLLSQHDCNIVGQYLKTNESIGYVITDINKAYNEEVVEEMKGIEGTIRFRVLY, encoded by the coding sequence ATGAAGAATAACAGGCATTTTGTAATAGATTTTGACAGCACATTTACCCAGGTGGAAGCGCTCGATATTTTAGGGGAAATTTCCCTGGAGAACCACAATGAAAAAGAGGAGCGGCTTCAACGCCTTGTCGAGCTTACCAACAGCGGGATGGCCGGCGACCTCTCTTTTAGGGAATCTCTTGAACAGCGCCTGGCCCTGCTCAATGCCGAAGAAGAACACCTGCCACAGCTGGTAAACCGCCTGAGGAGCAAGGTCTCTACCAGTTTTATTAGAAACAGGGAATTCTTTGAAGAAAACCACGAGAATATTTATATCATTTCAAATGGGTTTAAAGAATTTATAGTGCCCATAGTAAAAGAATTTGGGGTGAGGGAGGAGAATGTCTTTGCGAATACTTTTAAACCTGATCATGAAGGCAAACTTACCAATTTTGATACCGATAATGTGCTCTCTTCAAACAACGGAAAAGTGGAGATGCTCAAGCGGCTTGACCTGCAGGGCGATGTTTACGTGATTGGAGACGGCTATACAGATTACGAGATCAAAGCCGCGGGCCTTGCCAATAAATTCTATGCTTTTACTGAAAATGTTGAACGCGGCAATGTTTTGGAAAAAGCCGATCATATCACACCAAGTCTTGACGAATTTCTATACCTGCATAAAATGAACAAAGCTATTTCTTATCCCAAAAATCGTATTAAAGTGCTGCTCCTCGAAAATGTTCACGAAGACGCCGTAAAGATCATGAAAAATGAAGGTTACAACGTGACCACTATTGCAGGTGCGCTGGATGAAGACGAACTTGCCGAAAAGATCAAAGACGTTTCGGTGTTGGGAATTCGCTCCAAAACGCAGGTGACCCAAAAGGTGCTTAAAAATGCCAACAGGCTTATCTCTGTGGGGGCTTTTTGTATTGGCACAAACCAGATTGACCTGGAGGCCTGCCTCAAAAAAGGCATCGCGGTTTTTAATGCCCCTTTTAGCAATACGCGCTCTGTTGTTGAACTTGCCATAGGCGAAATCATCTTTTTGATGAGAGGCCTGCCCGACAGGCTGGCCGAGATGCATGCCGGTAACTGGAACAAATCGGCTAACGGGAGCAGGGAAGTCCGCGGAAAAAAACTGGGAATTGTTGGCTACGGAAATATTGGCGCACAACTATCTGTGGTTGCAGAAGCTATAGGTTTTGACGTTTATTACTACGATTTAGTAGAAAAACTCGCTCTTGGAAATGCTACCAAATGCACCAGCCTTGAAGAGCTGCTTGAGGTATCAGATATAGTGACCCTTCACGTTGATGGCCGCAAGGAAAACCATAACCTCATTGGAGAAAAAGAGTTTGAGCTCATGAAAGAAGGTTCGTATTTCCTGAACCTTAGTCGGGGGCACGTGGTAGACCTGCAGGCTTTGAAAAAGCATCTTGACAGCGGAAAGATTCGTGGGGCCGGGGTAGATGTATTCCCCAGGGAACCAAAAACCAACGAAGAGCAGTTTGAATCGGAGCTACGGGGTGCCAAAAATGTCATTTTAACCCCCCATATTGGAGGAAGTACCGAAGAAGCCCAGGTGAACATCGGGAATTTTGTTCCGAATAAAATTATTGAATACATCAATACCGGAAGTACCACCAACAGCGTCAATTTCCCGAATTTACAGTTGCCCATACTCGAAAATGCCCATCGCCTTATCCATATTCACCACAACAGGCCCGGTATTATCGCGCATATCAACAACCTGCTGTCCCAGCACGATTGCAATATTGTGGGGCAGTATTTAAAAACCAACGAATCTATAGGCTATGTGATCACCGATATCAATAAAGCCTATAACGAAGAGGTTGTGGAAGAAATGAAAGGAATTGAAGGCACTATCAGGTTTAGGGTCCTCTATTAA
- a CDS encoding rhodanese-like domain-containing protein translates to MTNFREVTTQELIDRQNNGALVIDVRPVDAYNGWKLKNEARGGHIQGAKSLPAKWTGYMDWIEIVRHKKIEASREIIIYGYNRDEAQNVAESFKKAGYSKIAVFNHFLDEWVSDETLPMSYLPKYKQLVSAHWVNELISGGKPAEYDNDKYVVVHAHYRNRDAYLTGHIPGAIDMDTNALESPETWNRRSPEELKKALEEHGITADTTVILYGKFMFPDNDDEFPGSAAGDIGAIRNAFIMMYAGVKDVRVLNGGFQSWEDAGFEVSREDVPKQAVKEFGVKIPAHPELAVDVPEAKEIIASPDAELVCVRSYPEYIGEVSGYNYIEAKGRIPGAIFADCGSDAYHMENYRNVDHTTREFHEIIENWEQNGITPNKHLAFYCGTGWRGSEAWFNAWLLGWPHVSVYDGGWFEWSNDPTNPYETGVPETV, encoded by the coding sequence ATGACAAACTTCAGGGAAGTAACTACTCAGGAACTTATAGACAGACAAAATAATGGAGCATTAGTTATTGACGTGCGGCCGGTTGATGCCTATAACGGCTGGAAACTGAAAAATGAAGCTCGCGGCGGACATATACAAGGCGCAAAATCGCTACCGGCAAAATGGACGGGTTATATGGACTGGATCGAGATTGTGCGGCACAAAAAAATTGAGGCTTCCCGTGAAATTATCATCTACGGGTACAATCGTGATGAAGCGCAGAATGTAGCCGAAAGTTTTAAAAAAGCAGGCTATTCAAAAATAGCAGTTTTTAACCACTTTCTTGATGAGTGGGTTTCTGATGAAACCTTGCCCATGAGCTATCTTCCTAAGTATAAACAGCTGGTATCGGCGCATTGGGTGAACGAATTGATCTCGGGAGGAAAACCGGCTGAATATGACAACGATAAATATGTGGTGGTACATGCGCATTACCGCAATAGGGACGCATATTTAACAGGCCACATACCCGGAGCGATAGACATGGATACCAACGCCCTGGAATCACCTGAAACCTGGAACCGTCGCAGCCCCGAAGAACTGAAAAAAGCCCTGGAAGAACACGGCATTACCGCCGATACCACCGTTATTCTCTACGGAAAATTCATGTTCCCCGATAATGATGACGAATTTCCCGGAAGTGCAGCCGGGGATATTGGAGCCATAAGAAATGCTTTTATCATGATGTACGCCGGGGTAAAAGACGTAAGGGTGCTCAACGGCGGTTTTCAGTCATGGGAAGATGCGGGCTTTGAGGTGAGCAGGGAAGATGTTCCGAAGCAGGCCGTAAAAGAGTTTGGGGTGAAGATTCCGGCGCATCCAGAGCTGGCCGTAGACGTGCCCGAAGCCAAGGAAATCATAGCTTCACCCGATGCCGAGCTGGTGTGTGTGCGCAGCTACCCCGAATATATTGGCGAGGTAAGCGGCTACAATTATATTGAAGCCAAAGGCCGTATTCCCGGAGCCATTTTTGCCGATTGTGGAAGCGATGCCTACCACATGGAAAACTATAGGAATGTAGACCACACCACCCGGGAATTCCACGAAATCATCGAAAACTGGGAACAAAACGGAATCACTCCCAATAAACATCTCGCCTTCTACTGCGGAACGGGCTGGCGCGGCAGTGAAGCCTGGTTCAACGCCTGGCTTTTGGGCTGGCCGCATGTTTCGGTTTATGACGGCGGCTGGTTTGAGTGGAGCAATGATCCCACCAATCCTTACGAAACAGGCGTACCCGAAACTGTTTAA
- a CDS encoding sugar O-acetyltransferase — MKTEKEKMLAGEPYQAFDPVLVAERQAVKEHIFKFNNLPPSEVEKRNEILKQLLGSMGDNYYFEPPFRCDYGYNIEIGDNFYTNYNLVVLDCAKVSIGDSVLIGPNVGIFTAGHPLHHEIRIQEWEHAYPISIGNKVWIGGQVVINPGVSIGENSVIGSGSVVTKDIPSNVFAAGNPCRVIRAITEEDKNSYLPPQKA, encoded by the coding sequence ATGAAAACTGAGAAGGAAAAAATGTTGGCAGGAGAGCCTTACCAGGCCTTTGACCCTGTACTGGTTGCAGAAAGGCAGGCAGTTAAAGAACACATCTTTAAGTTCAACAACCTGCCTCCTTCCGAAGTAGAAAAACGGAATGAGATATTAAAGCAGCTTTTGGGGAGCATGGGAGACAACTACTATTTTGAGCCGCCTTTTCGCTGTGACTACGGCTATAATATTGAGATAGGGGATAATTTTTATACCAACTACAATCTCGTGGTGTTAGACTGCGCCAAAGTGAGCATCGGGGATTCTGTACTTATTGGCCCTAACGTGGGGATTTTTACTGCAGGACATCCGTTACACCACGAAATCAGAATTCAGGAATGGGAACATGCATATCCTATTTCCATTGGGAATAAGGTTTGGATTGGAGGGCAGGTAGTGATCAACCCGGGGGTAAGTATTGGGGAGAATTCGGTTATTGGTTCGGGCAGTGTGGTGACCAAAGATATTCCTTCCAATGTCTTTGCAGCCGGCAATCCGTGTAGAGTGATAAGAGCGATTACTGAAGAAGACAAAAATTCCTACCTGCCGCCTCAAAAAGCTTAG
- a CDS encoding SLC13 family permease: MKISFKKIMLFLGPAIYLSLQAIAPPQSMPPLAWEVLCVTIWMALWWVSEVVPIAVTALLPIVLFPLTGALSIGATTAAYGDKFVFLYLGGFLLAIAIEKWELHRRIALSIISLIGTNLKLIILGFMIATAFLSMWISNTATSVMMLPIGAAIIAQLWDDPQTERNEKAIFGKALMLSIAYSASIGGIATLIGTPPNLVLAGVVQKFYGIEISFYQWIKLGLPISIMLLALTWKYLTTFAFDLKGMKLPGGRAEISKLLKELGAMSRQEKMVLAVFILTALGWITRSFLLQPVIPFIDDTIIAIFAGIVLFMLPSGKDKGRLLVWEDAVKIPWGIIILFGGGMALAKAFEETGLAVWIGGQLSSLENLPLILLVLVLVTAVNFLTEVTSNLATTAMLLPILAPMALAMHIHPYFLLVAATLAASCAFMLPVATPPNAVVFGSGHLNIKDMAKAGIWMNLLSILIITLIIYFLLPVIWGVTADEIPKVFF; encoded by the coding sequence ATGAAGATCTCTTTTAAAAAGATCATGCTTTTCCTGGGGCCGGCAATTTATTTGTCCCTACAGGCAATAGCACCCCCGCAATCTATGCCGCCCTTGGCCTGGGAGGTGTTGTGTGTCACCATCTGGATGGCACTCTGGTGGGTGAGCGAAGTGGTGCCTATCGCAGTTACTGCCTTACTGCCCATTGTGCTGTTCCCACTTACGGGAGCTTTATCTATTGGTGCAACCACAGCGGCTTATGGAGATAAATTTGTCTTTCTTTACCTGGGAGGCTTTCTCCTTGCCATTGCGATTGAAAAGTGGGAGCTGCACCGAAGAATTGCCCTTAGCATTATAAGCCTTATTGGTACCAATTTAAAGCTGATCATCCTCGGATTTATGATAGCCACGGCTTTTTTGTCTATGTGGATCTCCAACACGGCTACTTCCGTAATGATGCTGCCCATTGGGGCTGCGATCATTGCCCAGTTATGGGATGACCCACAAACAGAGCGCAATGAAAAAGCCATTTTTGGAAAGGCGCTCATGCTGTCTATTGCTTACAGCGCTTCTATTGGGGGAATTGCCACTTTAATTGGAACCCCGCCTAACCTGGTGCTGGCCGGGGTGGTTCAAAAATTCTACGGAATTGAGATCAGCTTTTACCAATGGATAAAACTCGGGTTGCCTATTTCCATAATGCTGCTGGCGCTCACCTGGAAATACCTCACCACATTTGCCTTTGACCTAAAAGGCATGAAACTCCCCGGAGGAAGAGCCGAGATTTCAAAACTGCTGAAGGAACTGGGAGCCATGAGCCGACAGGAAAAAATGGTGCTCGCTGTTTTTATACTCACGGCTTTAGGCTGGATCACCCGATCGTTTTTATTACAGCCTGTAATCCCGTTTATAGATGACACCATTATTGCCATTTTTGCCGGGATAGTGCTCTTCATGCTGCCGTCGGGTAAAGATAAGGGCCGACTTTTAGTATGGGAAGATGCGGTGAAAATTCCGTGGGGGATCATCATTCTCTTTGGAGGAGGAATGGCTTTGGCAAAAGCTTTCGAGGAAACCGGCCTAGCCGTGTGGATTGGAGGGCAGCTTAGCAGCCTTGAGAACCTGCCTCTCATCCTTTTGGTACTGGTACTTGTAACGGCCGTGAATTTTCTTACCGAAGTCACTTCTAACCTTGCAACCACCGCCATGCTACTGCCCATTTTAGCTCCCATGGCGCTTGCAATGCATATTCACCCTTACTTTTTACTTGTAGCGGCCACTTTAGCTGCATCATGCGCTTTTATGTTGCCCGTGGCTACACCTCCCAATGCAGTGGTCTTTGGGTCGGGACACCTAAACATAAAAGACATGGCAAAGGCAGGTATTTGGATGAACCTGTTGTCTATTCTGATCATCACTCTTATCATCTACTTTTTATTACCCGTAATTTGGGGAGTAACGGCAGATGAAATTCCTAAAGTCTTTTTCTAA
- a CDS encoding RrF2 family transcriptional regulator, whose translation MFSKACEYAIRATIFIASESEKGRRSSLKDIAREIDSPEAFTAKTLQKLSRSGIIISTKGAHGGFQVEKEKLASIKVSQIVLAIDGDKVYTRCSLGLHNCSEDHPCPFHSRFKPVRNSLKEVVEKTSLQDLTTGLVSGDTFLKI comes from the coding sequence ATGTTTTCAAAAGCCTGCGAGTATGCCATAAGGGCAACTATCTTTATTGCTTCAGAATCTGAGAAAGGGAGAAGGTCAAGCCTCAAAGACATTGCACGGGAGATTGATTCCCCCGAAGCTTTTACGGCAAAAACCCTTCAGAAGTTATCGCGCAGCGGCATCATCATTTCCACAAAAGGAGCCCATGGCGGTTTCCAGGTGGAAAAAGAAAAACTTGCAAGCATCAAAGTTTCCCAAATCGTGCTGGCTATAGATGGAGACAAAGTCTATACCCGCTGCAGCCTTGGGCTGCACAACTGCAGCGAAGACCACCCCTGCCCTTTTCACTCCCGTTTTAAGCCTGTGCGCAACAGCCTGAAGGAAGTCGTGGAAAAAACAAGCCTGCAGGATCTCACTACCGGACTGGTTTCGGGAGATACTTTTTTGAAAATTTGA
- the nadA gene encoding quinolinate synthase NadA, producing MTVSTPPEFTLQEELAQLKKEKNAVILAHYYQEPEIQEVADFIGDSLELAKKAAETPADIIVFAGVHFMAETAKILNPSKKVLLPDLNAGCSLADSCPPKAFRELKKQYPDHVVVTYINCSAEIKTLSDIVCTSSNAEKVINSIPPEKPIIFAPDKNLGKYLMQKTGRKMLLWDGACIVHEAFSLDKLLELYGQHPSAKIIAHPESEDHILKVANYIGSTSGMLNFVKNTEHDTFIVATEAGILHQMQKDVPWKTLIPAPAKEDNTCACSECAFMKMNTLEKLYNCLAEETPEITLSQDLMKKALRPIERMLELS from the coding sequence ATGACAGTAAGCACACCGCCTGAATTTACGTTACAAGAGGAACTGGCTCAACTAAAAAAAGAAAAGAATGCGGTAATCCTGGCACACTACTACCAGGAACCCGAAATACAGGAAGTTGCTGATTTTATTGGCGACTCACTCGAACTGGCAAAGAAAGCGGCTGAAACACCGGCCGATATCATCGTGTTTGCCGGGGTACATTTTATGGCTGAGACCGCAAAGATCCTGAACCCCTCAAAAAAGGTACTTTTACCCGACCTTAATGCCGGCTGCTCCCTTGCCGATAGTTGCCCGCCAAAAGCCTTCAGGGAATTGAAAAAGCAATATCCAGATCATGTAGTGGTGACCTACATTAACTGCTCGGCCGAAATAAAAACCCTTAGCGATATTGTTTGCACCTCTTCAAATGCCGAAAAGGTGATCAACTCCATTCCGCCCGAAAAGCCCATCATATTTGCGCCCGACAAGAACCTGGGAAAATACCTTATGCAGAAGACCGGCCGAAAAATGCTGCTGTGGGATGGTGCCTGCATAGTTCACGAAGCCTTTTCGCTTGATAAATTGCTGGAATTGTACGGGCAGCATCCTTCGGCAAAGATCATAGCGCACCCCGAATCTGAAGATCACATCTTAAAAGTGGCAAATTACATAGGCTCTACCTCGGGCATGCTCAACTTTGTTAAGAATACCGAACACGACACTTTTATCGTAGCCACCGAAGCCGGGATACTTCACCAAATGCAAAAAGATGTTCCCTGGAAAACGCTTATCCCGGCTCCTGCCAAAGAAGACAACACCTGCGCCTGCAGCGAATGTGCATTTATGAAAATGAACACCCTAGAAAAGCTTTACAACTGCCTCGCAGAAGAAACCCCCGAAATAACACTTTCTCAAGACCTTATGAAAAAGGCCCTGCGGCCCATTGAACGCATGTTAGAACTTTCTTAG
- the nadB gene encoding L-aspartate oxidase, with protein MTTDVLVIGSGVAGLSFAIKIAEARPSVRVAVISKENMQVSNTAQAQGGIAVVLDRVQDSFELHVQDTIEAGRRLNDAEVVKMVVSQAPERLLELMAWGTSFDSGKNGILELGLEGGHSRRRIVHHRDLTGFEIQRKLISHAKSLPNIHFYDHYFVVDLLLNAEKDRCMGIYALNKITSEKTRITSKITFLASGGCGMVFGNTTNPTVATGDGVAMAWRAGAAVKNMNYIQFHPTALYEAGKHPLFLISEAVRGFGAYVVNHKGNRFLYKTDSRGELATRDIVSEAIVKELKNSGEKHAFLDCRHLDQEKFAAKFPTIVSYCSSIGINLATELIPIVPAAHYQCGGIEVDRQAKTSVKQLYASGECVHTGLHGANRLASNSLLEALVYSHEAYKTVTHELDLLPAPRHFEEISEETSSEEADDEIIASLRQRLNEIMDYDLLHSAPKMAKLEALEKLRNMQDMLENYRPFNLGTVAFYELRNMVQIAVLILNDAIDHYLSKKGISEGIF; from the coding sequence ATGACAACAGATGTACTGGTAATAGGATCGGGAGTGGCAGGCTTGAGCTTTGCCATAAAAATTGCAGAAGCCCGGCCAAGCGTTCGGGTTGCTGTTATTTCCAAAGAAAATATGCAGGTCTCCAACACCGCCCAGGCCCAGGGCGGCATTGCCGTGGTCTTAGACCGCGTGCAGGACAGTTTTGAGCTGCACGTGCAGGACACCATTGAAGCCGGGCGCAGACTCAATGATGCTGAAGTGGTTAAAATGGTGGTATCTCAGGCCCCCGAAAGACTTCTGGAACTCATGGCCTGGGGCACTTCTTTTGACTCCGGAAAGAACGGAATTCTCGAGCTGGGGCTGGAGGGCGGCCATTCCCGCCGCCGGATTGTGCACCATCGCGACCTTACCGGGTTTGAAATTCAGCGCAAGCTGATCTCTCATGCAAAATCGCTCCCCAATATCCACTTTTACGACCACTATTTTGTGGTAGACCTCCTGCTGAATGCCGAAAAAGACAGGTGTATGGGGATCTATGCATTGAATAAAATAACTTCAGAAAAAACCAGGATCACCTCAAAAATCACATTTTTGGCAAGCGGGGGTTGCGGGATGGTCTTTGGCAATACTACTAACCCAACTGTCGCCACGGGTGATGGCGTGGCAATGGCCTGGCGTGCCGGGGCGGCAGTAAAGAACATGAATTACATACAGTTTCACCCCACGGCCCTGTACGAAGCAGGTAAACACCCGCTTTTCCTTATTTCTGAAGCGGTTCGGGGTTTTGGAGCTTACGTGGTGAACCACAAAGGCAATAGGTTTCTCTATAAAACCGATTCGCGCGGAGAGCTCGCCACCCGCGATATAGTCTCTGAGGCCATAGTGAAAGAACTAAAAAATTCGGGAGAGAAACACGCATTCCTTGATTGCCGCCACCTCGACCAGGAAAAGTTTGCAGCCAAATTTCCCACTATAGTTTCCTACTGTAGCTCGATTGGGATCAACCTGGCCACAGAGCTTATCCCCATTGTACCCGCAGCCCATTACCAGTGCGGGGGCATTGAGGTAGACCGGCAGGCAAAGACTTCGGTGAAGCAGCTCTACGCCTCGGGAGAGTGCGTTCATACCGGTCTCCACGGTGCTAACCGGCTGGCATCAAATTCGCTGCTCGAGGCCCTCGTGTATTCACATGAAGCCTATAAAACCGTGACGCACGAACTGGACCTTCTCCCTGCTCCCCGGCATTTTGAGGAGATTTCGGAAGAGACCTCTTCGGAAGAAGCAGATGATGAGATCATTGCCAGCCTTAGGCAGCGGCTAAACGAGATTATGGATTATGACCTCCTGCATTCGGCGCCAAAAATGGCAAAATTAGAAGCCCTTGAAAAACTTCGGAATATGCAGGACATGCTGGAAAACTACCGGCCTTTCAATTTAGGCACAGTGGCCTTTTACGAACTTAGAAATATGGTGCAGATCGCCGTATTAATCCTGAATGATGCCATAGATCATTACCTCTCAAAAAAGGGAATTTCTGAAGGCATTTTTTAG
- a CDS encoding DUF202 domain-containing protein: protein MKTSRKNVQVKEDLITRDWLAIDRTRMANERTFLAYLRTFIVVLSSGVAIIRVEALQEMFDLGIFLLVIAPVILLIGIGRFLYVKRHIRKYFQKKKE, encoded by the coding sequence ATGAAGACATCACGGAAAAATGTACAGGTTAAAGAAGATCTTATCACCCGTGACTGGCTGGCAATAGACCGTACCCGCATGGCCAATGAGCGCACCTTCCTGGCGTACCTCAGGACTTTTATCGTGGTGTTGAGCTCGGGAGTGGCAATTATAAGGGTAGAAGCCCTGCAGGAGATGTTCGACCTCGGAATTTTCCTTCTTGTGATTGCACCTGTAATTCTGTTGATTGGTATTGGGAGGTTCCTGTATGTGAAAAGGCATATCAGGAAATATTTTCAGAAAAAAAAGGAGTGA
- the trhA gene encoding PAQR family membrane homeostasis protein TrhA: MKKPVKIRFYAPREEFLNVITHAAGLVLSVVGLFLLIFKALKFDDAKLCLSFVIFGASLILLYSASTLYHSTTNLRKRFTFKVFDHIAIFILIAGTYTPFALVTLQGRTGWIILGVVWTIALLGTILKLFFTGRFKIFSTLLYVGMGWVIVFAIEPLMENLSGPGLWWLLGGGLAYTVGAILYSISRINYNHAIFHVCVLLGSFCHFMSIYLHVLP, encoded by the coding sequence ATGAAAAAGCCTGTAAAGATTAGATTTTACGCTCCCCGGGAGGAGTTTTTAAACGTAATTACCCATGCCGCCGGACTGGTTTTAAGTGTGGTGGGGCTTTTTCTGTTAATCTTTAAAGCCCTCAAATTTGATGATGCGAAATTGTGCCTCAGTTTTGTCATTTTTGGGGCTTCGCTCATCCTGCTTTATTCGGCCTCCACGCTTTATCACAGCACCACAAACCTTCGAAAAAGGTTTACTTTTAAAGTCTTTGACCACATTGCAATTTTCATCCTTATCGCGGGCACTTACACGCCTTTTGCCCTGGTAACGCTGCAGGGGCGTACAGGCTGGATCATCCTGGGCGTGGTGTGGACCATCGCCCTGTTGGGTACAATCTTAAAGCTGTTCTTCACCGGCCGCTTTAAGATATTTTCTACCTTGCTCTACGTTGGTATGGGCTGGGTGATCGTTTTTGCCATTGAACCCCTTATGGAAAACCTTTCGGGGCCCGGCCTGTGGTGGCTTTTAGGCGGCGGACTCGCATACACGGTTGGTGCAATACTCTACAGCATTAGCAGGATAAACTACAACCACGCAATTTTTCACGTGTGCGTTTTGCTGGGAAGTTTTTGCCATTTTATGTCCATCTATCTTCATGTGCTTCCTTAA